The Micromonospora sp. Llam0 genome includes a window with the following:
- a CDS encoding TetR/AcrR family transcriptional regulator, translated as MARAGLNAQRLTTAGAELADEIGFDRVTVSALARHVGVAVASLYAHVRGSDDLRTRIALLALAELADRAADAVAGRAGRDALAGLADAYRDYAREHPGRYAAARLRLDPATAAASAGGRHTRLLRAVLHGYRLPEQEQTHAVRLIGATIHGYLDLAAAGGFSHSDPDPQDSWPRILDAIDASLRHWPGAPADVDV; from the coding sequence GTGGCGCGGGCCGGACTGAACGCGCAGCGGCTGACCACGGCCGGCGCGGAACTCGCCGACGAGATCGGCTTCGACCGGGTGACCGTCTCCGCGCTGGCCCGCCACGTCGGCGTCGCCGTCGCCAGCCTGTACGCACACGTACGCGGCTCCGACGACCTGAGGACCCGGATCGCCCTGCTCGCGCTGGCCGAGCTAGCCGACCGGGCCGCCGACGCCGTCGCCGGCCGGGCCGGCAGGGACGCGCTGGCCGGGCTCGCCGACGCCTACCGCGACTACGCCCGCGAGCACCCCGGCCGCTACGCCGCCGCCCGGCTGCGGCTCGACCCGGCCACCGCCGCCGCCAGCGCCGGCGGCCGGCACACCCGGCTGCTGCGCGCGGTGCTGCACGGCTACCGGCTGCCCGAACAGGAACAGACCCACGCGGTACGGCTGATCGGCGCCACCATCCACGGCTACCTCGACCTGGCGGCCGCCGGCGGATTCAGCCACAGCGACCCCGACCCGCAGGACAGCTGGCCCCGCATCCTGGACGCCATCGACGCATCGCTGCGCCACTGGCCCGGTGCGCCGGCGGATGTCGATGTGTAG
- a CDS encoding threonine/serine dehydratase, giving the protein MIIDVAEIEAAARRIAGHVVRTPTVPSPGLSGLLGVPVTAKLELLQRTGSFKARGAAAKLLTLDDGQRAAGVVAVSGGNHGIAVAVMAQALDVKATVVMPRSAPERAVEVAAAAGATVRVVDTMAEAFDLTARLQSDGLALVHPFDDPVVVAGQGTVGLEFADDAFADDRTAPTDVLVSVGGGALISGVAAALRARRPGVRVWGVETDGASAMAQACGHGGPLPVKLSSIVSTLSAPTVSQLTYDHVTELVTDVLVVSDAEAVRGSLDLAEQAKVWAEPAAGCLLPAARRVVERVGPDVRLGLVVCGGNVTVADLAGWARRFNLTG; this is encoded by the coding sequence ATGATCATCGACGTTGCGGAGATCGAGGCGGCGGCGCGGCGGATCGCCGGTCATGTGGTGCGGACGCCGACGGTGCCCAGCCCCGGCCTGTCCGGGCTGCTCGGCGTGCCGGTGACGGCGAAGCTGGAGCTGCTGCAGCGTACCGGGTCGTTCAAGGCGCGGGGCGCGGCGGCGAAGCTGCTGACCCTCGACGACGGGCAGCGGGCGGCCGGTGTGGTGGCGGTCAGCGGCGGCAACCACGGCATCGCGGTGGCGGTGATGGCGCAGGCCCTGGACGTGAAGGCGACGGTGGTGATGCCGCGTTCCGCGCCGGAGCGGGCGGTGGAGGTTGCCGCCGCCGCCGGGGCGACGGTGCGGGTGGTCGACACCATGGCGGAGGCGTTCGACCTGACGGCGCGGTTGCAGTCCGACGGGCTGGCCCTGGTGCATCCGTTCGACGACCCGGTGGTGGTCGCCGGGCAGGGCACCGTCGGCCTGGAGTTCGCCGACGACGCGTTCGCCGACGACCGGACGGCACCGACGGACGTGCTGGTCAGCGTCGGCGGCGGCGCGTTGATCTCCGGGGTGGCGGCTGCGCTGCGGGCCCGCCGGCCCGGCGTACGGGTCTGGGGGGTGGAGACCGACGGCGCGTCGGCGATGGCGCAGGCCTGCGGGCACGGCGGCCCGCTGCCGGTGAAGCTGTCGTCGATCGTGTCGACGTTGAGCGCGCCGACGGTGTCGCAGCTGACCTACGACCACGTCACCGAGCTGGTCACCGACGTGCTGGTGGTGTCGGACGCGGAGGCGGTGCGCGGCAGCCTGGACCTGGCCGAGCAGGCCAAGGTGTGGGCGGAGCCGGCAGCCGGGTGTCTGCTGCCGGCCGCCCGCCGGGTGGTCGAGCGGGTCGGCCCGGACGTCCGGCTCGGCCTGGTGGTCTGCGGCGGCAACGTCACCGTCGCCGACCTGGCCGGTTGGGCCCGTCGGTTCAACCTGACCGGCTGA
- a CDS encoding S1 family peptidase codes for MIVPPLSIRRIGAAFATGTVLVGGLLASPAAAAPGPAPELGGEAALVLADRLGDRSAGAYRDEVTGDLVVTVTDETAARAVRAAGGVARTVERGADDLARVTGALSRSAAVPGTSWYADPVSNQVVVSVDATVTGTRLALVEAVAARFDDAVRVERMPGVLRTTAAGGDPIHSGVRCSLGFNVADAANRPMFLTAGHCTNNRVFWTVDGVANAGTTVASSFPGNDFGLVRWDNPNANRPGAVNMYNGSTRDISRAGNPYVGQALGASGSTTGLTRGSVTAVNVTANYSAGPVSGLFRTNLCTAGGDSGGAVFAHNTALGLTSGGIVGACISYHQPVTEVLAAYNARVY; via the coding sequence ATGATCGTGCCACCCCTGTCGATCCGCCGGATCGGCGCGGCGTTCGCGACCGGCACCGTACTGGTCGGTGGTCTGCTGGCGAGTCCGGCGGCCGCTGCCCCCGGGCCCGCCCCCGAACTCGGCGGTGAGGCGGCCCTGGTCCTGGCCGACCGGCTCGGTGACCGGTCCGCCGGGGCGTACCGGGACGAGGTAACCGGTGATCTGGTGGTGACCGTGACCGATGAGACGGCCGCCCGTGCGGTGCGGGCCGCCGGTGGGGTGGCCCGCACCGTTGAACGCGGCGCTGACGACCTGGCCCGGGTCACTGGTGCGTTGTCGCGGTCGGCGGCCGTGCCGGGGACCAGTTGGTACGCCGACCCGGTCAGCAACCAGGTCGTGGTCTCGGTCGACGCGACCGTCACCGGTACCCGGCTGGCGCTGGTCGAGGCGGTCGCGGCCCGCTTCGACGACGCCGTCCGCGTCGAACGGATGCCCGGCGTCCTGCGGACGACCGCCGCCGGCGGCGACCCGATCCACTCCGGCGTCCGCTGCTCGCTCGGGTTCAACGTGGCTGATGCCGCGAACCGGCCGATGTTCCTCACCGCCGGGCACTGCACCAACAACCGGGTGTTCTGGACCGTCGACGGGGTCGCCAACGCCGGCACCACAGTCGCCAGCAGCTTCCCCGGCAACGACTTCGGCCTGGTCCGCTGGGACAACCCCAACGCCAACCGGCCCGGTGCGGTCAACATGTACAACGGGAGCACCCGTGACATCAGTCGGGCCGGCAACCCGTACGTCGGGCAGGCGCTGGGCGCCAGCGGCAGCACCACCGGGCTGACCCGGGGGTCGGTGACCGCCGTGAACGTTACGGCGAACTACTCGGCCGGCCCGGTGTCCGGGCTGTTTCGGACCAATCTGTGCACCGCCGGTGGCGACAGCGGCGGCGCGGTGTTCGCCCACAACACGGCCCTGGGCCTGACCTCGGGCGGGATTGTCGGTGCGTGCATCTCCTACCACCAGCCGGTGACCGAGGTGCTCGCGGCGTACAACGCCCGGGTGTACTGA
- a CDS encoding FBP domain-containing protein: MTPLTEQEIRAAFVNCTKGETKRLYVPRDLAGRPWDDLDYLGWRDPQSPARAYLVTELAGRPAAVALRCPDPAARHLRRNMCSICLTAPQAGVSLMVAPKAGRAGQQGNSVGTYLCSDLACSLYVRGKKDPGPGARLQESLTLQEKAARTLAAVAAFVAKVTG, encoded by the coding sequence ATGACACCACTGACCGAGCAGGAGATCCGCGCCGCGTTCGTCAACTGCACCAAGGGGGAGACGAAACGCCTGTACGTGCCGCGTGACCTCGCCGGCCGGCCGTGGGACGACCTGGACTACCTCGGCTGGCGCGACCCGCAGTCGCCGGCCCGCGCCTACCTGGTCACCGAGCTGGCGGGCCGGCCCGCGGCGGTCGCGCTGCGCTGCCCCGACCCGGCCGCCCGCCACCTGCGGCGCAACATGTGCTCGATCTGCCTGACCGCGCCGCAGGCCGGGGTGTCGTTGATGGTCGCCCCGAAGGCGGGCCGGGCCGGCCAGCAGGGCAACTCGGTCGGCACCTACCTGTGCAGCGACCTCGCCTGCTCGCTGTACGTGCGTGGCAAGAAGGACCCGGGGCCGGGGGCCAGACTGCAGGAGTCACTGACCCTGCAGGAGAAGGCCGCCCGAACCCTGGCCGCCGTCGCCGCGTTCGTCGCCAAGGTGACCGGCTGA